Proteins from a single region of Nitrospinaceae bacterium:
- a CDS encoding DsrE family protein, which translates to MKVAYVFATSGHTASYKLGKMILPQLEAGAHGVEVAGMMFFDDNNYVLRKGDPLGERLAKVAKEQNILLMMCDQCALERGLATGEPGNCQVSGTVDGVHVGCFPDLYGALAGNPPDQVITL; encoded by the coding sequence ATGAAAGTGGCGTACGTATTCGCGACATCGGGCCATACGGCCAGCTACAAGCTTGGAAAAATGATCTTGCCCCAGCTCGAGGCCGGTGCACATGGAGTCGAGGTGGCAGGGATGATGTTTTTCGATGACAACAACTATGTTCTCCGAAAAGGTGATCCTCTCGGCGAGCGACTTGCCAAGGTGGCGAAAGAGCAGAACATCTTGTTGATGATGTGTGATCAGTGCGCCTTGGAGAGAGGTCTTGCGACTGGCGAGCCGGGCAACTGTCAGGTGAGTGGCACAGTTGATGGGGTGCACGTCGGTTGCTTCCCGGATCTTTATGGCGCGCTGGCGGGCAATCCTCCCGATCAGGTGATTACGCTCTAG